In Ornithodoros turicata isolate Travis chromosome 1, ASM3712646v1, whole genome shotgun sequence, the DNA window AAGACTATCTAGACAAAGTAGACCTCTCCGCCTCCGCAGAGAAGTCAACGTACATGATAGTcaacaagaagaaaaggaaagacgCAGCCATCTTGAACATAGATGGAGAACTCATTCCAAGGGTCAAAGAACAGAAGCTACTCGGCCTCATCATTGACGAACGCTTATCCTGGAGGCCATACTTGAATGCCATCGAGGCTGCAGCGACTCTGTGCCGCAATGCACAAGAGAGACTCTATGGAACCACATGGGGATCTTCTCTTCACTCCCTACTCTTGGTGCACCAGGCTCTTAGCATCTCTAGAATCCTCTACGGCTTgcctttcaccctcccctgtAAAACAGGCATGGAGAAACTGGAGATCATCAACCGTGGAGGCATCAAAACCGCCTTGGGGCTTCCACAAGCCGCCAGCAACGTCAAAACGTTAGCAGAAGCAAAATCTATCCATTACGTCTGGCCTCCACCCAAAAGCTCCTTATTCAGTTTCTCAGACTGAGGAAAACGCCAGCATAAATGAAATAATCAGACGAATCGAATCCCACAACTCCTCCCGTTTCGGCAACCTCCTCGATACCTTCAGGATATTGGCCAAGCCCCTTCCTCCAGATATTCGTCCCAGCGAACCATGGCGGGCCTCTAATATCCAAGTTACAACATCCATTCCCCATATCCGAAACAACAACATGTCACCTCTGGTCGCCCACTCGATTGCAAAAGATTTCATCGAGGAAGCATATCACCTGCAGCTCAACGAATTCACCGACAGATCTGTGAACCAAAGATCTGGCTCCAGCACTGCAGCCTACCACATTTTAGTACTGGACATTTCGTGGAAGGGTCGCATCCAAGAGCAAGTATCCTCGACTACAGCAGAACAGACCGCCCTCCTCCATGTAGTAAGATGACTAGCAACAGCACAACCACCAGCAGTGGTAATCCTCTCTGATTCTCGAGCAGCTCTTGCCCGCCTTCAACACCCTAGACCACTCTTTCAATATCAGTCTtcagcatagattgagaagttacatAGATtactcgtcaaaaagaactcgttacaactTAAGtcaccgtgtgcaaaatgtaactaagttaataacgaagttcttcagcctgaaatgtaactcgcagttactgagttacttaaaaaaagaacgagttacttccaagttacttcggacacaaaatagcatgaGCGCAGAAAAAaacagcgcgcgtgagcagttgagctagaccttgagttgcctgcggaggagtgcaacgcTCTTAGACACGTTTTcctttatgtccaacaatagacctctccctgtttgtaaacaaatgacctcgtcgtgttcgacagcgcccaaatttggtagaattgaactacgctcaaagctagaggtgaacaaggtggCGTCCGAAATtcacggtcttgaggagattacgatatggtgcctgaaagggacgcgaccctcggtcctggttttctttcaatgggaggcagcgaacaagtgcccgttcgtggaacccagccctctcctcccgatttgttttggtttctgtctgtctaccaatgtcgtgatgacgtttctctggtagaggtgcATTCGAACGCttgcatcttactccccgtgggcgcacaatggttcagctttatttcaatggcagcggttcttacttcctcaataaaatactgtcattgattgaatatcacgttttatggcaaaaatggcatgaaggaaccggagagaaagcaagaaaatatgtggacgtgagagaaaagcgagttaaaagtaacttggaacttaagttactttggcaaagttacctgaagaaggaaccagttcctctgaaagttaccgcggcgcaaaagtaccgagttgaGTTAcaagttagaaaaaaaaaacttagttacagtaacgagttacctcgaactctggtcttCAGTGGCTACCATCACACGTCGGAATCGCAGGCAATGAGCAAGTCGACAAATTGCCCACAGAAGTGCACAATCTTCCCCCCTCCATACAAGCCCCCTTCGACCCCAACGCCACACACGTGGCAGTATTCAGATACATAGGAAGCATCCAACATGCTACTGTGGGCACCACCACATCGGATAGACCCCAGTGCCCCACCAAAGAGCTTCCAAGGCGGAAAGTAGCCACAATACATCGCATCCGCACTTGTAGTGCCTTCACGCCGGCCTCTCTACATAAAATTGGGATTGCAGACAGCCCACTATGCGCTCAATGCCAGGAGACTGCCGACCTAGAGCATATCCTCCTACACTGTACCTCCTacgaagaagaaagaagctcCCTTCAGCGATCCCTACGGCATGAAGGCAAAGCACACGCTATATTAACGGACATCACGCACCCACAAGGCACCTACAATGAAAGGGGCAGAGTGAGAGACACCCTACTCCAATTCATGGAGGACACTAGACTTTTCAACATCTACCCTCCCCCTCTCTCTACTTTATTTCCTCTTTCCCTTCCCCAAGGAAACGAAACGTGCCGCCTTCTTGAGCAGGCAGACCTTGTTTCCACTTCCTCTACATCAACGtcaccccccccacacacacacactcccccGCGCCGTTTGCACAACCTTCTCCTGCGCTACGAAGAGAGATGTATGTTTCTCCATCGCTCCTTTCCAAGATAATTGCTCTGCGGACATTCACCCTGTAGACGCCGACGAGTGCGGACGCGTCAGCCGTTTCTCTCCGTTTCGGGGCTTATCCACGCCGCTTAAACAGCTCTTTTCAGAGCTTCGCATGCGCTTCCTGTATGCAGTGCAGAGATTATTCTTCGGCATCGTCCAGCAAACTTCTAGACGTCGCACACCGCAGCTGGAGTGTCCTAAAGATGGCTGCATCAGTGCTCCAAGGCAACTCGGATGGCATCACCACGGCGTCCGACAGCGAAGAAATCAACCCTTGATGGGGTATGGATATCGTCGACGCAGAGGCAACAAACAGCGATCGGCAATCTGCATCGGATGCCGCGTCTGAAATATCCCAGGACAACAATAGATTGGCCGAGTCGACGGACCCCGAACCAGCGGACGACGAAGACGGTTTTGTTCTCCCTTCCCGGGAACAGGAACGACGAAGGGCAGATCTGACCATGGACGGTTCGGGGACGGCTGGCTGGGAACCCTATTGGTTCGCTTCTCGCAAAATTGTATTTGAGGACGACGTCCGCGTGTTCCTTCGAGCTGGGTTGTCTTCCGTCCCCATCACTCTTGTCCCGAATAACGAGTCACGCCTTTCGCTCGAGAATCCGCGGCTGATCCAACGTGAGTTTGAGCGTGCCTCTTCCGCTTATATGAATATCTGCGATATGCGTTCCTACTCTCGTAGTGGCATGATCTGTCGATCCTCGAACCCGCTGTCGGTGATAGACCTCCTGAAATATGATCATTTTGGCGCTGTCCCTGTGCGTGCTTTCGTCTCTCCTCACCTGACGTGTGTCAAAGGCATGCATCTCTCGCGTTGTAGACTTGTCCTTGTCGGCGGTCGACCTTCTCGATTTGTTTATTCCCTGCGATGTCCTCTCTGTTTAACGCTGCGGCAGGCTTGTTAACGCCGTCGAATCTCCCATTGGCTGCGTCATTGTTACTTTTATGGGACAAACCCGCCCGCTCGAGGTCTAAGCTTGGCCGTGTATCTTTCCGGTGGATGACTTCATTCGGCGCCCTTTGCAGTGTGCACAGTGCAGGCGCTTCTGTCATCGCGCTAAGTCATGTCGTTCTGCTGTTCGCTGCAAGAAGTGTTCCCTTGATCATTCGGACTCGGTATGTCGGGCTTCTCAGCTCTCTTGTTGCCTCAGCAGAAGTCCGTATGCGACCGATTCGGATTCCGTCCGGCGAGGGAGTCCGAGCTCTCCGTCTTACACACTACGGATACTAACCCGTGCTCGCGCGCTGAAACCGTGAATATTATCTCGTCACGTTCTGCGTCTTCTTCATACAGCGCTGTTTCCTCTGCCGGCATTTACCATTTTCCTTGTCGGGATGACCTGGTTAAGCTTATCGATGCTTGCATCTCTGAGGCTCTCGAGAAGTTGTTGCGTCCCCCTGCTCCAGAGGATGCTGACGCCGCCCCGTATCCAGTTGGTGCTTCCCCTCCCCCTACTGTCCCTTCTGCTCCTAGCTCTCTTTCTGCTGCCGCCTCCGGTTGCGCTACCCCTGCTGTATGCCCTCCTCTGCCTCCTCCTTCGCTTCCCCCTGCTTTCCACGAGCCTCCTCCTGAGCCCATGGTGAGGTCTGCTTCGCAAGACTGTCCTTCTGCCAAGAGTGTAGGTGTGCCCTCACCTCCTTCTCCTTCTCAGCACAAAAAGGCCTGCCAAGTCCCCAAGGACCTTCTGGCTCAAATTGTCAAGTCGAGTATTGCTTCTGATGGTCCTCCTTAAAacccttcagtggaactgccgcaACGTCTTGACCTCGCTCATTGACCTTCATGTGCGAATCTGTACTTACTCCCCTCACATAGTGTGTCTGTAGGAATATTGGCTTCTTTCTGGCGACGCCTTCTCCATCCCTGGCTTCTCTACTTTCCGCTGTGACAGGGACAACAGGCGTGGTGGGGGCCTCGTCACGCTTGGTAGCTCTGCCCTCGCCTCATCATCATGTACCCCAGCTGCAGAGCTTCTTCTAGTCCAGCTCTGCGCCCCATGTGGGCTTccccggtttttttttttttttttttgctaatgCGTACTGCCCTGGCGGTTTCGTCGACGAGGCTGTCTTTGATTCCGCCCTTGCTTCTTGCTCGTCCAATATCGTCCTATTGGGCGACTTCAACTCCCACCATTTTCCATGGGACTATCGCACTGACCCCCGCGGCCTGCGTTTGTACGCCTGGGTCACAGCAAACTCCCTTGCGCTGGCCAACTCGCAGCACTCAACGTTCTTCCGCAATCGCCAATCATCCTCCATTGCCATTTCTTTCTTCTCTGATCCCTGTCTCATCGCCTTTTGGCAGCCACTCCACATCGTGTCAATAGCGACCATGTGCCTCTTCTCTTCATGGTTGACTCCGCCTCTTTTTCATCTGCCCCATGTGCTCAGTGTGTGTCATTTTGTCCAGTTATCCTCCCAGGTGGCCTACCTCAACCAGCACCTCCTGCAGGACGTGTGCGACATTACCTCCAGCTCACTGTTCCTCTCGGCCGTCACGGAGTCTGTCTCTGCCGCGTCCTTCTCCAGCGTGAAGCGCACTAGTTGCCCGCTCCCCGCCTGGTGGAATGTGTCCTGCGCCCGTTCTCTCCCCCTGCGCAAAGCTGCTAGGAAGAAGCTCCTCCACAACACCTGCCCTCTCAACTGGGTGCTTACAAGCGCCTCAAGCCTTCCTTCAAGCTCGCCGTTTCCAAGGCTATATCTGAGCACTGTTTCTCTCTGCATTCCCATGTGTCGTTTTCCATGCGTCGCGGCTCCCTCTATCGTTTGCTTCGTCGCGCTCCCTCCCGCCAATGAGCGCTCCTTCCACGACCTTTCCATCCTGTCCGATATATGCTTCCTCCTGAATGAGCGCGCCCGTGATCTCGAGCGCCGCTTTACCAATACGCTGCCGTGGCGCGCTCTTAGTTTCCAGTTGTCCGCTCCCAAGGGATATGTCCCTGTTTCCCTTGACGACCACGATCCGCACATCCACGCATTCTGCCCCTCTGCTCCCGTCCACGACAAAGTGTCTATCAGACTTCTCAAGTGTGTGTGGTCCTCCCACCCGTCCCTTCTCGTGGGGATTGTCAATGTCTCCCTCCGGGACTGTTGGATTCCTGTCCAGTGGAAGCTCTCGTGAGTGGTCTTTATCCGCAAGAATCACCTTAAAGGTAGTGTCCGGAACAAAAACATAGTTGAGCTGGTGGTGTGTATGGAATCGCGGTAGCTTAAAATTAATGTCACCGAAAAGTTTTCTTCAGAAACGCTGAAAAACATTTACAAACTTGGTTTAACAGAAAAGCGCAGTCTGCTCCGAGCAGCACCATGTATTCGGGCAACAATGTGCGTAACAACGTCTCTGGCGTCTGTTTTGGTCACATGATTGCGCACATGAATGGAATGTCAGTTTGTTGTTGATCACTTTGGCGTGACGATTGTGACCGTGTAGCTATCCTGTTTTATCCGTTTCGTCCACTTTGATCTATAACATGGTTGGTGTAAGTTGTGCTTCGGTCTACTGTACGAGGACTTCAGTGAAAGATCCGACGctctcgtttttttctttttccgagTGAGGCGGAATTACGGAAGGCATGGATAGATGCCTTGGGCAAACCGCcggactggaagacggcgaaaGCGGCAAGAGTTTGTTCCGCGCATTTCTCCAGCTGTGGCTTTGAGATGCTTTGAGAGGCTTTGAGAACTGATCGCTTCAAGTTCCAGTTCGGTCTGGTGAAATCTCCGAGGAATTTGAAGCGTGGGGCTGTTCCTCTTGGCTGTGACGAGCTGTCGCCAGCAGACGAATGCGTGGAGCTCACGAAACGACGACGAAAGGATGTGATATCAGAATATATCTCGTTATTGGTAAACTGCAACAGCTGTGTTTGCAGATCGTTGAAGACGCTGCGAGGGAATATGAGCGCTGACATGGAAATCACCGAAGAGTGTGTTGAAACAGGTAATGTTCCATAGCTTTGTGGAGTTCCAGGGAACCCAGCACTCTTCATGCATTTCGTTTTTCACACTCTATTTTTCATATGTGACCCGTGACTGAGTCGTTTAGCTAAAATcgcacgaacaaagcgagcatACAATATTTGTGTTTAgtgcgtgtgctttttgctTTTGGTGCGTGTGTCACAGCATTTGCTCTATATTATGCAGTTTACAATATATTTCTGCAGGCTCCTACAGAAGCTATCCAGTCACAGGCACTTCACATCTCAGTTTCTACAGATAGTGACCTCTTTGCCATCCTGCTCTGTGACAATGCCTGTTGACCTGAGCTGGCAAGAACAGTTTACGGAGGTCAGTCGCAACATGCTTCACATGTCACGTTGTTTTGCTTGGAGTCATGTTGAGTAACATGTCTATCCCCTCAGATGCCTCAGTCCCCACACGCCCCATGGTCTATCATCACAGGCTCTTCTTTCACTGAGACGATCGCAGCACGGCGCTTGGGGCAACTCCCATAGTTGGCTGGGCTGCAAGGGGTCGACATGCCGGCTGGGCTTTTTACACGGCTGGCCAGCCGTAGAAGGACCTTGTGGGTGCCGTGATGACGGTCACTGGTTTCATATGTGCCGCTGGGAGGCTGGTCGGGCTACAGCCGTTGATGGAGTCCAGTAGATCTCGGGAAATGCGGGAAAGCCGACTGGATGGTTCTGCGTTGACGTAGGGCGCCCATGGGGTACAGGATGTTTGTGGCGGTTATGTCGTCGGTGTGGGCGTCATGTAGTGCTTGTAGCATGCTCCCTCGGGCAGCTGCAGTCGCTTGGCGGGTGTCGCGTAGATGCAGCATGGTTTCCGGCAAGCTGGACGCACGGGGCTGTTGATTTTTCCACGCTTGACCTGGCGAGCATACGTCCGGGCGGTTGCACTTCGGATTGAGAGCGGCAGCGCTGCCTCTCGGCGGCCGAGGTCAGAGGTGAGGCAGGGCAGTGCCGGGGGCCATGGGTCCATCGGGATGAAGATCCAGATATGTGTATTGATGGTTTTCTTTATTCAGCTCGCTGTGGACTGGGCTCtgtagggggagggggggcagcTTTTGCGATGCCTGTCTGCAAAGTTGGTCGGCGACTTCGTTACCGGGAATTCCCGTGTGGCTAGGCACCCATTGAAGGGCTACAGTGATGCCTGCGTCGCGCAGAGCTTGAATTTTGCTTCTGAACCGGCTGGCGCAGTGGCATTGATTATGGTGATTGAGGATGCGGGCAAGGGCTCCTCTTGAGTCTGTGATGAAGATGGCCTTTGTGGGGGCTCTTTTGCCTACAGTGTCCAATGCCTTTTTGATGGCTAGCAGCTCAGCCTCTATAGATGGGAGGGTTCGGGCGATGGCTTTGGCGCAGGAGACGTTGAGAGCAGGTGCATGGTGGGCGATGGCGCTGACACCTTTGGAGCCGTCGATGAAAGCGTCCGTATAAAAGTGTACGAATCCTTCGAAGTGCTATGTCAGTTAGTCAGCGGCGATCATTTTGGCCACGGAGTCAGCCACTTCACTTTTCTTGGGGAAAGTCGCAAGCCGATGGTTAGGTCATTGTAGGTCCATGGTGGTAGTGGGCTGGTGGCTTGTGGAACCTTTGGGATGATATTCTAAAAGGTCCTGCAGGCGGCGGATGAGTTGTCTACCGGGTGATGATTTGCGCAGCCGTGCGATCTGTTGCAGGAGCCGTTGCGTTAGAGCTAGGCGGAGAGGGACTGCGTTGGATTCTGCGAGCACAGCGTCACATCGGGTGGAGGACGGGATACCAAGGGCGTGTCTCAGGCCGATTCGGCGTGTTGCCTCCAAAGTGTCAAATGCTGAGTGGCAGGGCAAGGCGTATGGCAGGCCGAAGAGCAGTGTGGCAGCGGTAGTCGCATTGTGCAGCATGACTGCGGTGCGCTATCGGCATCCCGATGAAGGGCCGCTGAAATGGTGGACCATATGCTGGAAACAGACAGGCATGCCTCATTTGCAGCAGCCACGCAACGAACCCAGGAGAGTCGGCTGTCAAGCGTAATTCCCAGGAATTTGTGCTTTTTCGTGTAGTCTATTGGGGTTCGATGAAGGGCGATGGGTTGCGGGCCTGCCCAGCTTGAGCCAGGTCCGAGCAGCATGAGCTTAGTTTTCTCAGTTGAGATGGAGAGGCTTTGGGATTCGATGTAGTTGCTAGCTACGTCGACTGCTTCCTGTATACTTTGATGCAGTTCTTCGGGGCGCCTTCCGCACGTCCACACGCATACGTCGTCCTCGTAGATGGACAAACCTAAGTCGGGCGAAACAGGTGTAAGGGTGCTGGGAAGACCGGCCATCAGAAGGTTGAATAACAGCGGACCGAAGAGACACCCCTGTGGAACTCTAAGGTTTTTCCGATGCCAGATACTGAGGGTGGTGCCGAGCCGAACTCGGAGTATCCGGTCTGCAATCAGGCTGTGGATGTACAAAGCAGCCCTGCCTCCTATGCCTACATTGCCCAGTGCATCACTGCTGGAACCGTGTCAAATGCGGCCTTGACGTCAAAGAACACGTCGGCTGTCTTGAGCTTGTTCTCGGCCGCGTTGTGAACGTCCGAGACGTAGTCAAGCAGTGAGTTCTGGCAGCTGAGGTGGCGGCGGAAACCAATTATGCACGGCGGTAGCAGTGTCGGGAGCATTAGTCGAGCGTGCTATCGTTATGGCAGGAAAGCTTGAATACGGAAATACAAAAGAAGTTACACATGATCAAACCAACAGTTAACGAATGGGGTAGCAGTCGCAACAAAAACAGGTTTGGTGAAGTTACATTTGCAAGACTTCGGATCGGACATACCAACATACATAACACATCGTCACTTATTGTTAGGTGAAGAACAGCCAGAATGCCATCATTGTTGCGAACCTTCGACACTAATACATATTCTTTTGACATGTCTTTTATATGAACTCGTTGCACTTACTTTTCGGCATTTTGTCGATATCAAATCCTTTATCACCCTTCTCTCTTGCTGAGTGAGGAACGagttgtgccacacataaatgTCATCAAATTTTTATTAACCACTAAGCTGAAAGGTACCCTGTAAAAGCTTGGATCTTTTAACAGTTTTTAGATCATCTATTTTATGACGTACTGAACATGATTTTTATTAATCCATCCATACCCAGTAATTCACCTTGAGCTCACATTCGTCATTGATTTCGCGTCTTTTGGCCTTAGTTGCCCTCGCGCCACTAAACTTtcaaatacacacacacacacacactcaccaGTAGAGGAGCCACATGATGCGACGGTGAATCATCCTCTCTGACGGTGAATCATCATCAAGAGATGAGGGAAATTGGCCTATAGGAGGAGACTTCACTGGCGGGTTTTGGTGCTTTGGGATCGGCACGATGGTGCTGTGTCGCCATTCGGGGGAAGGGGGGCATCCTTGGCACCAGTGTAGGTTAATGGCGTCCAGGAGCCGGGAGAGTTGCGCAGGCTCTGGTTGGATACGCAATCTGCGACGGGCGTAGATTtcgacggaggaggaggaggaggagtgtcgttgggaggaacccgagaggtctgcctgcctggttaggcggcatgtttctcgggaagggaaaggtggtggagaggaggagaggagagggtgaagtggCAGACCGaacggaatccgctcggggggaggatagctgcgtccatgggccgacttcaggggaactgtgccggcatacgcctattacacatctgagggaaacccaggaaaaaccccagacggcacagccggcccgcggattcgaaccgcggacctcccagtctccaagcgcacgcgttaccgctgcgccaccggagctggtgtagATTTCGACCTGAGTCGTGCCAGAGCGCAATGCAGTTCCATGGCAGTGAACGGGCTGTCGGTGATTGCGTGGGCAGGCCTCGGTGTGGAGGTGATGGGTACGTCTCTTCCTTCGCCCAAATTTTCAGCGAAGACTTCTGCGAGCTCGTCCACCGTTATTCCTTTGGCGATGGCCAGTGACTGGAACAGCCTCATTGTGGCATGAGGGATTTAGCTACTCCCCAGATCTTTCTGGACGGCGTGTGGCAGGTGAGAGAGGCAGAAAAAGCTTTCCAGTGCTCCCGTACCAGTGAGACGGCGTGACGTCGCAGGACGGCCGAGATGCCACGGAAGTTGGTCAGGCTTTCTGGGCTGTAGTGCTTGCGCACCGCACGTTGGGCTCGTCGGCGTGCGGCGTTCAGATTCAGGAATTTTAGATCCGGTTTGGGAACacctgggggtggggggtgacgATGGTCCGCGTTTCGGTTGTTCGTGCAGCAGCGATCTCGTAAGTGATGTCATGTCCGGTGGCTGAAGATAGGTGTGCCCggccgagatcgcgggttcgaatccggccgaggacgccagcaacttggtggcagggtacaagttgcttagacacgccgtcttccgcgagggacgttaaatacggggtgccgtgtgatgagctttcatcgcacgttaaagaagcctcaggtgggcaaaagcaatccacagaccgaccgctgtggcgtcgctcatgatctcagttgtctcgcgacgtaaacacccaattattaattaggTGTGCCCGGAACTTGCTCCAGTTGATGACAGCGTGCTTCCGTTTGGGGATGGCGTCTTTGTAGGCCAGAGTGACCGTGATGAGGACATGGTCGCTTCTTCTGGTGTCCATGTCGATGTCCCAGTGCGCGGGAACGTCGGGCGTTTGCAGGGTCACGTCGGTCGCACTGGCGTACGGGGCACGCATGTAGGTAGGCTCCACAGTGTTTGCAACGAGGACGTCCCTGTTCTGGAGCGCTCACACGATTAGCCTTCCACGGGCGTCCATCTTATGGCTTCCCCATAGCGCATGATGGGCGTTGAAGTCGGCAGGCAGGATGGCCTGTACTTGCTGCAGGAAGTCCGGCGGCAGCAGATCAGTGGTGTCGCTCGTGCAGGGGCTGACTTGTCTTATGTAGTCCACAGGTTATGGAGCACTGGCAACAACACTCGGACGGAGGTATACTGAAGCGACAGTTAGTTCGTTGTTTCCAAAGCGGATTTTTACTGCAGCGATTTCCGCGTCTGTTGAGCATAGCCTTGCAGTAGGCAGCTCCGTCTGGGGGAGGTGCTTTGCAACAAAAAGAGCTGCACTGCCATGAGTGGCATAAGGGATGCAAGGAGTAGTGTACCTTGTTTATTTGGAAAAGCCCCTACCGTCAGGGAGGTTGGACTCTTGGAGGCACATCACACTGTATGGGGTTTTCAGAAACTAGTGTTTTAGTTCTGCAAGCTTGAATCGGGGAGGCCAAAACAGTTCCATTGCAGGATTTTTGGCAGGGAGTGGGGGTTTGGGACTTGTGAACGTGCACTATTCATGACGATGAGAAAGAGCTGTCGGCACTAGATAGTTGAACTGAGTTATCCACAGAAAgtctatgcacagaagaaagaGGCGACGGCCCCTTGAAACGGCACAAACAGAGAAACAGGAGCTGGTACCCAGGAGCAGTTCATGGTGGCTTCAATGATCTTGAAGACTAACGTAATGATGGTTGCGGATAAGGATATA includes these proteins:
- the LOC135392214 gene encoding uncharacterized protein LOC135392214; translated protein: MSGFSALLLPQQKSVCDRFGFRPARESELSVLHTTDTNPCSRAETVNIISSRSASSSYSAVSSAGIYHFPCRDDLVKLIDACISEALEKLLRPPAPEDADAAPYPVGASPPPTVPSAPSSLSAAASGCATPAVCPPLPPPSLPPAFHEPPPEPMVRSASQDCPSAKSVGVPSPPSPSQHKKACQVPKDLLAQIVKSSIASDGPP